One genomic segment of Corynebacterium durum includes these proteins:
- a CDS encoding DUF4178 domain-containing protein encodes MGLLYTLCVITPLLAACTVVSLRRFWRARGMLPQLGLDSELSGIPCVSKFLPERMRCGARVIYSGVQYVVRDVYVFTIDDAPWYFYALHSNEGGILRNDALSVHIDNGELHVCWWNRGDTRQRAEELAITIDGSKYTACTEGASDYRAEGELTHGRRGAVAYKLFNNDMRQRWLFFANWDGSDHDTEELFVGTRVSANDVTILPPEKSDWHGEGFDAEMGWAVLTAITGVGTILSGAKAIVLAAGLF; translated from the coding sequence GTGGGACTTTTATACACCTTGTGCGTGATCACGCCGTTGCTGGCGGCATGCACGGTAGTGAGTTTGCGTAGATTCTGGCGTGCACGGGGCATGCTTCCTCAGCTGGGGCTTGATAGCGAACTTTCGGGTATTCCCTGTGTTTCCAAATTTCTGCCAGAACGCATGCGCTGCGGCGCTCGAGTTATTTATTCGGGAGTGCAGTATGTGGTGCGTGATGTGTACGTCTTTACCATCGACGATGCACCCTGGTACTTCTATGCCCTGCACAGTAATGAAGGCGGCATTCTGCGAAACGACGCTCTGAGTGTGCACATAGACAACGGGGAACTGCACGTCTGCTGGTGGAACCGTGGCGATACCCGACAGCGCGCAGAAGAACTCGCTATTACTATCGACGGCTCGAAATATACCGCCTGCACGGAAGGTGCAAGCGACTATCGTGCAGAAGGGGAATTGACACACGGGCGCAGGGGAGCGGTTGCGTACAAGTTGTTTAACAATGATATGCGCCAGCGCTGGTTGTTCTTTGCCAACTGGGATGGAAGCGACCACGACACGGAAGAACTATTTGTGGGAACGCGTGTGTCCGCCAATGACGTCACAATACTTCCGCCAGAAAAATCTGATTGGCACGGCGAAGGCTTTGACGCCGAGATGGGTTGGGCGGTGCTCACTGCAATAACGGGGGTTGGAACAATTCTTTCTGGAGCCAAGGCTATTGTGCTGGCTGCAGGTTTATTTTAG
- a CDS encoding AAA domain-containing protein — translation MTTQSDKAARLFQFLAQVRRLREHTTTDIKGFEDRGGVVWLSDVAHNTAANGWPVRVNALLWQRLGLLDADDDPGRTGDAVIIAAGRPKHMEAPRLPEKLKPWIEGASHNHRRRPSVKPDADEETTKQANYWLEKWDAWAAAKQYQDVYNTLFDAHINASQSSEEFELVLGLGLLAWAPGGKRAESTQINRHLFTVTVTSALDKTTGEIRYSLADGAAPLKAEVDFIPVEALQDRSFVKDITAKAAEYAGHIFDIELFDDLGVFTANSLSTSAVYLPRGRGAQPKETPVINWAPALILRKRQNTGFAVAYEKIAAEIEQSGTVPAGLLSLLDPDQEPPVVASDEPGAVVPFGDDIFSPLPLNDIQQRIIERVDQHSQVVVQGPPGTGKTHMAAALLSHFLAQGKRVLVTAEADRALYEVRDKLPEEIRELAVSVIGTSADDMADLRLAVNRIARSAAEFDQTVSRRAINDAVDNLHHFQQRRAELLQQISAEIRRKTEPAHIPGYELPPGLLAAQVQEDSARYGWIWDYAIEVIVARGAGGVKKFPLSLKDIDRYCKQLIAYRDADKEQIEMTRRVDFDALPQPDECEYVVEALAGLDAQLESHRTGLTEEQWAALQASTEETRVAAREQAVKLNEQLERINRSGSAWVADFMKAYDAAELEAWRTSIKQLSTRVQTIERLLLTIGAVKKISVGNNAADMEKYLPYAKRLRDYLNEKGPLKTDAHGQVKLGVFAPALLKDGKEFFAAVSVEGEQPSTAEQVEAVIAHIQVHWELDALRKEIPQWLPVSNDVKTAVMVARMEADLAQITQCIDAVSAYPPARQLLAPFAFPPEGSKLPELIAGLERYAGAPALMAQIDQKKAQLQIVHRQTNKVADKHPDVPWLQRYRSVMLDGDFAAARESLSVGEAYMRQHQAFAEFHRLDGVLSEWSPQFAKDLRTSEGSDKMIERLRTVRPALNWFRAAQQVDIRPGADIAQLDKELTLLEEKIYQEVRTLAAARAWDHALSGHRITARMRKNLVEYAQSVKRLGKGTGKYADQQLREVRRALDNCREAVPVWIMPLHRIIDQLDVQSNMFDVVMVDEASQAGAEACFLQYLAPSIIVIGDDKQVSPSAVGVREEDMRKLADHYLDDDEDKAGWADPKRSLFDVASARFGGTLTLTEHRRCVPEIIGFSNQLTYEPDDITLTPVREVPADRLAPFKIVHTPYGRQERSGKINRGEADALIAQLCECINDPTYADKTIGVISLLSSSRQADYIQTRLMEQLPAEVWEKHNLRVGTPAEFQGAERDVMFLSMVAAKDENKRLPALTSDVYVQRYNVAVSRAKDQVWLFHSVGMDELTNPEDVRYKLLKYAYGVATHTVSDEKSERVSDDDRVGPFNSLFEQRVYNAIVDRGYRVIPQFDAHPYRIDLVVQGTDARLAVECDGDHWRGLEYIDKDLRRQRDLERLGWRFVRIFESDYYLDKQAQLEKIWSALDDMGITPHHIHNEVDPSDSIMVLSAPM, via the coding sequence AGCAGGCCAACTACTGGCTGGAAAAATGGGATGCCTGGGCCGCGGCGAAGCAGTATCAGGACGTGTATAACACGCTGTTTGACGCGCACATCAACGCCAGCCAATCCAGCGAGGAGTTCGAACTGGTGCTGGGCTTGGGGTTGCTGGCGTGGGCACCCGGTGGGAAGCGGGCCGAGAGCACGCAGATTAACCGGCATTTGTTTACGGTGACGGTGACGTCTGCGCTGGATAAGACGACCGGGGAGATTCGGTATTCGCTGGCCGATGGTGCCGCACCGTTGAAGGCCGAAGTGGATTTCATTCCGGTGGAGGCTCTTCAAGACCGTTCGTTTGTCAAGGACATAACCGCCAAGGCCGCCGAGTACGCGGGCCATATTTTTGATATTGAACTGTTTGATGATCTCGGCGTGTTTACCGCCAACAGTTTGTCCACGTCGGCGGTGTATTTGCCGCGTGGCCGGGGCGCGCAACCGAAGGAAACGCCGGTGATTAACTGGGCACCCGCCCTGATTCTGCGTAAGCGCCAGAACACGGGCTTTGCCGTGGCGTACGAGAAAATTGCCGCCGAGATTGAGCAATCCGGGACCGTTCCTGCGGGCTTGTTGTCGTTGTTGGACCCGGACCAGGAACCGCCGGTCGTGGCATCTGATGAGCCGGGCGCGGTGGTGCCTTTTGGCGATGACATTTTCAGCCCGCTTCCGCTCAATGACATTCAACAGCGCATTATTGAACGCGTGGATCAGCACAGTCAAGTGGTGGTTCAGGGCCCGCCCGGCACGGGTAAAACCCACATGGCCGCCGCGTTGCTCTCGCATTTCCTGGCCCAGGGTAAAAGGGTGCTTGTGACCGCCGAGGCGGACCGCGCATTGTACGAGGTCCGCGATAAACTCCCGGAGGAAATTAGGGAATTGGCGGTGTCGGTGATCGGCACATCGGCGGACGATATGGCCGATCTGCGGCTGGCCGTGAACCGCATTGCCCGGTCCGCCGCCGAATTTGATCAGACAGTCTCCCGCCGTGCTATTAACGACGCCGTGGATAACCTCCACCACTTCCAACAGCGCCGTGCGGAGCTGCTACAACAGATATCCGCAGAAATTCGCCGGAAAACCGAACCTGCGCACATTCCCGGATACGAACTGCCACCGGGATTGCTGGCCGCGCAGGTCCAGGAGGATTCCGCACGCTACGGCTGGATTTGGGATTACGCCATTGAAGTGATCGTGGCCAGGGGCGCTGGCGGGGTGAAGAAGTTCCCGCTGTCCCTGAAAGATATTGACCGCTATTGCAAGCAGCTCATCGCTTATCGTGACGCTGATAAGGAACAGATCGAGATGACGCGGCGGGTGGATTTCGATGCGCTGCCGCAGCCCGATGAATGCGAATACGTGGTGGAGGCGCTGGCGGGCCTGGATGCGCAACTGGAGTCGCATCGAACCGGATTGACTGAGGAACAATGGGCAGCCCTGCAGGCTTCCACAGAGGAAACGCGGGTTGCTGCTCGTGAGCAAGCCGTGAAATTGAACGAGCAGCTTGAGCGGATCAACCGGTCGGGGAGCGCGTGGGTTGCTGACTTTATGAAAGCCTATGACGCGGCCGAATTGGAGGCATGGCGGACCAGCATTAAACAGTTGTCTACTCGCGTTCAGACCATAGAGCGGCTGCTTCTCACCATAGGGGCAGTAAAGAAAATCAGCGTGGGCAACAACGCAGCTGACATGGAAAAGTATTTGCCGTACGCCAAACGCCTGCGCGATTACCTCAATGAAAAAGGACCACTGAAAACCGACGCGCATGGACAAGTGAAACTCGGCGTATTCGCTCCAGCGCTGCTCAAAGACGGTAAGGAGTTCTTTGCTGCCGTGAGTGTGGAAGGGGAACAGCCCTCCACGGCAGAGCAGGTTGAGGCAGTGATCGCGCATATCCAAGTGCACTGGGAATTGGATGCGCTGCGCAAGGAAATTCCGCAGTGGCTGCCGGTGTCCAATGACGTCAAAACGGCCGTGATGGTGGCTCGCATGGAAGCGGATCTTGCGCAGATCACCCAGTGCATTGATGCCGTGAGCGCCTACCCGCCGGCACGGCAATTGCTCGCGCCGTTTGCGTTTCCTCCAGAGGGGTCTAAGCTGCCAGAACTGATCGCAGGGCTGGAAAGATACGCGGGTGCCCCAGCATTGATGGCGCAGATTGACCAGAAGAAAGCCCAGCTGCAGATTGTGCACCGCCAGACGAATAAAGTGGCCGATAAACACCCTGATGTTCCCTGGCTACAGCGCTACCGCAGCGTGATGTTGGATGGTGATTTTGCCGCCGCCCGTGAGTCTTTGAGCGTGGGCGAGGCTTATATGCGCCAGCATCAGGCGTTTGCCGAGTTCCATAGGCTCGATGGTGTGTTATCCGAATGGTCGCCGCAGTTTGCCAAGGACCTTCGCACCTCCGAGGGCAGCGACAAGATGATAGAAAGGCTGCGCACTGTTCGTCCTGCGCTGAACTGGTTCCGTGCGGCGCAGCAAGTGGATATTCGTCCAGGCGCGGATATAGCCCAGCTGGATAAAGAACTCACGTTGCTGGAAGAGAAAATCTACCAGGAGGTGCGTACCCTCGCGGCGGCACGGGCATGGGACCACGCTTTGAGCGGGCATCGCATTACCGCCCGGATGCGTAAAAACCTGGTGGAATACGCGCAAAGCGTGAAACGCCTGGGCAAAGGAACCGGTAAATATGCGGACCAGCAATTGAGGGAAGTTCGCCGGGCGCTGGATAATTGCCGCGAGGCTGTTCCGGTGTGGATTATGCCGCTGCACCGCATTATTGACCAGCTGGATGTGCAGAGCAATATGTTTGACGTGGTGATGGTGGACGAGGCGTCGCAAGCCGGGGCGGAAGCCTGCTTCCTGCAATATCTCGCACCCAGCATTATCGTGATCGGCGATGATAAACAAGTCTCGCCTTCCGCCGTCGGCGTGAGGGAGGAAGACATGCGCAAACTCGCCGACCACTATCTGGACGATGATGAAGACAAAGCAGGCTGGGCCGACCCGAAACGCTCGCTTTTCGACGTCGCGTCGGCCAGGTTCGGCGGCACGCTCACCCTCACTGAACATCGGCGTTGCGTACCCGAGATTATCGGGTTCTCCAATCAACTCACCTACGAGCCGGACGACATTACCCTTACTCCCGTCCGGGAAGTCCCCGCAGATCGGCTCGCGCCTTTCAAGATTGTGCACACACCGTACGGCCGCCAAGAAAGGAGCGGCAAAATAAACCGAGGCGAAGCGGATGCGCTGATAGCGCAGCTCTGCGAATGCATTAATGACCCCACCTATGCCGATAAAACAATTGGCGTGATTTCGCTGCTCAGTTCCTCTCGGCAAGCCGACTACATTCAAACACGGCTGATGGAACAACTACCGGCGGAAGTGTGGGAAAAACACAACCTGCGGGTGGGTACACCGGCGGAATTCCAGGGCGCCGAACGCGATGTGATGTTCCTCAGCATGGTTGCCGCAAAAGACGAAAACAAGCGTCTGCCCGCCCTTACCTCAGACGTATATGTTCAGCGCTATAACGTTGCGGTCAGTCGCGCCAAAGACCAGGTATGGCTATTCCATTCCGTGGGCATGGACGAGCTGACTAACCCCGAGGACGTGCGCTACAAACTGCTGAAATACGCCTACGGCGTGGCAACCCACACCGTGAGCGATGAGAAATCCGAACGCGTATCCGACGATGACCGCGTGGGGCCTTTCAATTCGCTCTTTGAACAGCGCGTGTACAACGCCATTGTGGACCGCGGCTACCGTGTCATTCCGCAATTCGATGCCCACCCCTACCGCATCGACCTTGTTGTGCAAGGAACCGATGCCCGCCTTGCCGTTGAATGCGATGGCGACCATTGGCGCGGGCTGGAATACATTGACAAAGACCTGCGACGGCAGCGCGATTTAGAACGCCTGGGCTGGCGCTTTGTTCGCATATTTGAGTCCGACTACTACCTGGATAAACAAGCCCAATTGGAGAAAATCTGGAGTGCCCTTGACGATATGGGTATTACTCCGCATCACATTCACAATGAGGTCGACCCCAGCGACAGCATCATGGTGTTAAGCGCGCCCATGTAA